Genomic segment of Populus nigra chromosome 14, ddPopNigr1.1, whole genome shotgun sequence:
GCTCTCATTATTTGCTTTCTGTGTGCTGTTATTGCTTAGTGCGAATGACGAATATCATGTAGAAGCATAGGTGACCTATCCCAGGAACtggttttatttagtttgttcatGCTGTAGAAATCCAGATGCCCGGAATAATTTTGGAATTGCAGTTTTCTATGCTAACCTAGCCAATAGAAAGCGTGTTTACTTgatgatttatcttttatttaatgaataCCTGCCTAAATATTCCAGGAATATGGTGCAAGCAAGAAGGGAAGCTTCAACCAGATGCTTGCAGATGGtacatttctctttttttctctacctgtttttgtttgtttgctgtGATAGCTTGCTAACATGTTGACTTTCTTCACAGCTAATGCACAAAGTACCTCAGCTGGAGCAAATATCCAAGCTTCTGTGCCTGGGAAACCTGTGGTGTCTATGCCTGCAACTAATTTAAACATTGGGATGGACTTATGGAATGCATCTTCTGCTGCTGGAGCTACAAAAATGAGACCAAATCCATCTTGTGCCACATCTGGAGTTGTTCCTGCTGGATTGCCTGAACAATGGATTCAAGTATGAGCGCCGTGTTTACTTCTTGTAtcattcttgagttttttttttaatcatgtagtAAAATTCAGTTTCTGAAAGTCAAATTTTGCTGTATGGTCTAATCAATAcgtttctatttcatttttttcatgttcataTTCTGCcgtgttctgttttttttttttttttaaattctaatatcTCAAATTTTGTGAAAAACTCATACACTCAGTGGCCTTCTCGTATCTCACAAGGTACAggtcaatttgtttttgagaaTGATAAAGAGGGGGTGTTATTTCCAGGAGGCTTTTTTCTGTTTGTCCGCGCAGCTGTTAGGCTATCTGGATTCCTTTTTCTTCCACTGAATTATAGATTTGGGTTCTGACAGGATGAACGTGAATTGAAAAGACAGAAGAGGAAACAATCTAATAGAGAGTCAGCCAGAAGGTCCAGATTACGCAAACAGGTACTGTTGTAGTTTGTACCTTTTCTTGTCATTGAGTGTTTGCTTATTTCTTCACCATTGTTAGTGCCAGTACAGATGCCATATCTCccacttcttttattttagatctGGAGTGATAGCTCGTGGTAAAAAAGGCTACTTAAACTTTCTTTATCAAACTCGGTAGTGAAGGACGATTCtctaaatcaaatagaaatttatgAATAGAAGTCCACCTTCACGGCAACAGTCTTAAGGAGTACACTTAACATGTCCTGAAATAATTTCACTACCTTTTCATTGGCCTCAAAAAAGAGTTTTAAGagcttaagaatttttttacaGTGTAAAAGCCCCATGATCCTTAAGAGCCCTTTCAAAGTTCAAGGTCCAAATTAGAACTCGCTTGTTATCGCTCTTTTAATATGAAAGGAAAGCTTCTTTGCGTTGTTGTTCGACATATTGTAAATTTTGGGAAACGTTTGCTGTTGTTAATCTCCTGTTAAATTGCTTATATCtattgctttgatttttcatcTTTACCAGGCAGAGTGCGAGGAGCTACAAGCCAGGGTACAGAATTTGAGCAGTGACAATAGCAATCTCAGAAATGAATTGCAGAGTCTCTCTGAAGAATGCAATAAGCTTAAATCCGAAAATGATTCCATTAAGGTTCATTTTTGTCACTGGACTCTTTTTGAAGCCCGTTCTTATTTATTTAGTGATTGGCACGTGCAACATTAGCATCTTCGCCATTGTtacttaatatttattttgttttcctaaTCATAAAACAGGGTAATGAAATCCTTGCTAAAAGTTAATCAGTACGACACCACTCATTTAACAAATGCGGGTTTGCTGTCATAACAGGAGGAGTTGACTCGGTTGTATGGACCAGAAGTTGTAGCTAAACTTGAACAGAGCAACCCTGCTTCGGTTCCAGAGTCTCATGGTGGTGAGGGAGACAGTTGACAGTAAAGACTGAATCCGGAACTGGAAGAAAATTTTCGTGAATTCCTCCCGTATATTATGACTACCATTAGTCGAGCATAGAACATTGGCTTTCCATACTGATCCATACCTTTAACCCTAGTTTGTAATAGCgaaatttatttacaaaattttTAACTGGAGCTAGAAACCTTAATGAATCCATGAGCATTGTTGGATTATTAAGTTCAATCAACTTCTCTGGTTAAAAAGGAACCTCTTAGTCTTAATGTTAGCTTATATAATTCGGGTAATATAAACCTCAAAAGTGTGGAAATGGCTTCTGCTTTTATTCCAAATCATCAAGATCCGATGTTGGCTTAATCAGTTTGTTTAGGAAATATGGAATTTGTGCGTTATTAGACCTCAGCTTTCTGTGCAAACAAAGTTTAACAACCCAATGCGAGAAGTGATCAAACCGTTCAGATCACATATTTTCATTAAACGAAAACACAGCAAGATGATAAAGCGTTGTCCAGTTACAGATTTGCCTTTCCATCATTGCAAATTCAAGAAAGAGAATTGATAGATTCCAGCACAAAGTAGGGAGTCTAATCGCAGATGATGACTCTTACACTGAATGCTTGAGTAATCCAGGCaattattaaaacaacaaaCACAAGCAGCAATCGTCTgtgttgtttttgaattgtttaatatatttacatgtttttatcGAAAACCTGACATAGTACAGAATGAAGAACACAAATCAAACCATATCTTTGTTTCTTTGCTTTTCGGTAGGCTAGGTATACCAAGAGAAATGCGGGTAAGCGACGAGGGTCAATCAAACAAGGTGTAATCTAGTTATCTTATTCTTACATACATACAAGTGTAAACACTACTTCTGTGATCCTGTTGAAAAATATAAGCTCATAAGCAACATATTGACTGGAGTTTAAGGTAGGTTTTCCTCAGCTGATTGGTTAGGGAAGCAAACTTTGATGAAAGGCATAAAGAATTTGAATGATAACACCTCAATGATGGATGGGAGAGCTCTTAATCCTTTGTCAGGGATTTGAAATTGGGCACATGAATGGTGAAGGATAGAGAGTTTCAATCAGCATGATCAGATTCGGTATCCAAGATTGTTCTTGTCTGCTCTTCTTCGATGGCAGGGACTTCAGGATGCCCTTCTGGGTGATTAGGggcatcctttaacatttggtCAGCTGGTTCAGAGAAAGATAGCAAAGTTTCAGGATTGGCCAGAATGGAGATCGGTAGCATTAACAAACTAACTAAAACATGTGTCTACATCATCCGAACCTGATCCCATAACCTTCAAAAGCATTCTCTTAGCATATTGAAGTTCTACTTGGTGATTGCTGATGAGTTTGACCtgcaaaattgaagaaatcagaTCACTTTAAATTTGCATTTTCACGTGTAAGATGAAACTCAGAACAAAAAGGATGCAGTCTACAtgcaattaattttgatcaattacAGGGAACAGAATAAGAAAAGGGAACAGAATAAGAAAAGGTAGCTGGTCTTGAACCATCTTAGAGTAAATTGGAAAATGGACATAAATGCACTTCAGAGTTAAGAATTCATATAAATTACAATGTCCTAAACTTGATAACAATAAAGAGGACATACCATTTCACCATATGCCAAGCCCATAATCAGATCAACTCTAGCTTGATGCCTCGATAAGAATGGACGCAGGTGGTTCATATACAATTGCTTAGCCCCCTGTTTGAAAGTAAGATATTCAATTTCAGTATAGGTTCATCCCATGTCTTGATCAAATATACCTCATCATGCTGTGTATAATAGAGCTGTGGCACCACAAAATGCCAGTGATAAATATATCACTAGCTCCCAACAAATGATAACCAATACACAAGCTAGATTTATTTTGTCAACATTTATAAAATGACATAAGATTGAGGGCATTCAATCAGAGGAAACAACCCAATTCTATCTATGGAGAATTAAGGAGTTTAGGATCAAAATTTACTTCAGCAGATGGAAGTTGAAGCCACACCAGAAAAGCAAACTTCATGTGATAATACATCGGAAACCTGGAGAAAGATAAACAATGATCAAGGACtaatcaaagtaataaataaatagatatacaAGTTATGCATGCTACGTATCCCTTAACTCCTAGATGGAATATTTTTAAGTTCTATGCTGCATTTACAAGATTTGAAAGAACTAGTCCTATGGAACCAAATCGGATGATTTAGACTTCAGAACTAAAAGCTCAGGGTTCAGAACTAAAAGCTCAGGGTTCAGAACTTACCAAGAGATCAACTTGTCTGTGAAAACCTCCGCAAGGGTGAAAGATCCATATGCTGCAATTATAGCAAGATACTCAGGAAGCATGAATAACAATGCCAAGAGATAAGCGGGTCCCCAACTACAACCAtctctcaaaacaaaacaaaatataataaaaggacATAATTATCAAACATTGAGCACCGCACAAATATGGATCATAAGCTCTAGGTAGATATGCATTGCTTTGTTTGAATGCTCAATTAATGTCAGACATAAAGTAGAGGGTGCAGCGTGCGAAGATTCCATGTCCACTTTGCGACACAGTAAAAGGCATGaaacacaatataaaaataaggtcTTACTTATTTGTTTCTTCCTACCTCAATTACTCATGTAAACATTCAAAAGAAAGGGAACAGGCATACTGAAAACTGGAAATTAGAATTGAATAGCTATTATAGGACACAAGCAGGGAAAAATTTACTCATGAAGAATAAAATGAAGATAGTCATTGCCTTAAAAGTAGgttgaaagaatttttttaaaaaaggcacCGATTACTTATTTGTTTCTAAGAACCTAAAACAAATTTTGCATGGGAAAAAGGATGAGAAAGAAAACCTAAGAAACAGAAACTCTCTAACCTGCCCAGTACATTAGCCACTTCTGTTCctcattttcatcttttctctcAATTGCTTTGAATGTATGGTACACAGGTATAACAATCCCCACAGAACAGCTGCATGAGTGGggaaaaatcaagttaattgctACCATCTTTTAGcatcaaatgatgaaaaacaGGGTGAAACAATAGATAGCGGCTATCCAAAACCCAAAACTGGAATCCTAGATAGACATctggaacaaaaaattatttacaccTTAAGTACTAAAAGAGATATATATCAACATGGATGCCAAAATGAAAACTATACTTGTCAAACATCCATCAATCAAAACTCACCATGCTGTTCTTACTACAATGTTCGATCCAAGTGGGCAAAGAAGTAACCGCAACCCGACCTGCTtcacataataaaaaatcataaacacaaaattatttaaaaacacacaaGGATTTATGCAAAATCCACAACCTCAACCCGTAACTAGGTGGTGTTGGCTACATGAACCTCCCCTCATCCAACAGCGGGCAGATATGCTCACAAAACAGCCATCCAAAAAATGGGACTAGCCCATTCAACTACCCTTCAGTTTAACATCCATATGGACCCTTCCCTTTCTTTTAGCCTCTTTTCAAACTACCTCTAGCTTCACCACCGGTCGCCTGCATTCAATTCTATCATGGGCTAAACATTCCATAACCCTTTGAGACACTAGATCACTCTAGAAGACAACATGCCTCCTAAATAAGGTTCAATTGCAATTCATTCACCAAATTTAATCCATTCACACCATTTTTAATACTGCACTGGTAATGGCCCACGACACCTAGCATAATTTTAAGGCATCTAAATCATGAAATCAgcttcttcaattcaattacACAGTTAATTTTGTCTGTTCTCTTAATCATCGAATGAAACAGATTCGTACATCcataaaaacttcaaaattgGATAATTAATGGGATTTAATGACTGGTAAATTAATTGCGTAAAACAATCTTAAAATCGAAACCTTAACAGATGCTAGTTTTTTGTGTAAAACATAAGAACATCAGGATGCTACTGTAATTGCTAACCTCGTTTACTACGTTGGATCCCAGAAGAGCCATAGGAATCGAAGCAGAGAGTTTCTTAAGATGTGAAACTGAGTGTTTGACAAGAAAATAGGGTTTATGGCACTTTTTGTCCCTGcactcttggttttttttctattttgcccTTGggtagatttttttgttttattttaatgatttacctatatttttaaaattcaataatttgttGTCAGTGACCCGAAATCGTgtttttcgtgctaaaatatattaaaataataaatttttatttttaaaattaatatatcagaacgatttaaaatatatataaaaaaattattatcaacaaaataaaattaaattttttaaaaatatattttatactatattttcaaacaatttctaaatctttcaaccaaaaaacattaatccaatataatttaattaaaaacccgAATCCCATCACTCCCGTCACTcgtttagtttagaaaaaactTAGTAaattacaattgttttttttaatttttttaaatgatattatttttatttttttatttaaaaaaattaattaagctaaATTAACCAACTAAACTCACTTAACCATGTATCTTAGTTAATTCTAttaataaccccataaaaaatttaaaaaaaaattaatttttttattataataataataataataataattttcatagGTAAATAACAATCCCTCCAATTTCTTTCCTGAATCTTTGAGTTCCTCTTCtgaaaaaaaccttcaaaaaaGTTTATTGGAAAAAATTCTAATCAAAAGTTTGGTTTCTCTCCTTCAATTTCTATCTCTCTTTTTCCACAAAACCATCGTTCCGACAATCTTTCACTCTTTCTTCCTTCTCTCTTACCCTCCCATCTCTCTCTTTATtgtctcttctttctctcttaaaATCTCTATACTCTCACATCAACATTATGTTTCTTCTTTTCCACTCTTTTACAATTTCTTGATTGCGTTCTTTCAAGGGCGGATCCCTAATGCCGGGAGGTACTCCTTGGAACCAATTCATTCCGGACACCGACGAGCCACCGCCCCCCAGTGTCGTTATTGATATAgttagtttgaattttttttttctcgtcatTCTCTCTTCTTAacgattaattaataattatgataattaaattcatCCACCATATAATTTTGCGATATAATTGGTGATTCGATATTATTAGGATAGACTTTATGAGTATgttcgatttttttttgtttaatcgaCATTATGTATTTTAGGTtttattatattagaaaaatatttttttaatgttgtttcgcaatttttttatgaggattggattgtaaaaagaaaaaaaatgttttgttaagatttttaatatattttagaaatacactatattatttttttagttttttatttcttcttatgaagaaaaattttaataatttccaacaaaaatttccatcatgaattaattaataatatacttttttacttgattatttgttttaaaataaatgatagaaaaataaactttgtaGGAAAACAAATGATGGGATATTTTCCACGGACAATtcccataaaaattaatttttgatgaaATTCCTTTGTATTTTCAGATATAACTAGATAATTGCCTAACAAATCAGatcaaaattcttttaaacaaaaaaaatatttccaagcaagggaaaaaaaatttatagtgtCATTAAACTTGGTCCAAAGAGGCAATCTTAAAACCTCCCGACTGAATTCCTTACCTGACATGGGCTTGAAACCAAATCATTTTAAAGTTGTCTTGATGTGGCCCAAACAATTTGACAGGTTTAAGGGTAAGATGAAAAGCCAGTGAAAACTTAGTttgacttttgaaaaaaaaattaagatgacatcatttaaaataatattaagacaACGATATATTGGTTCGatccgggttaacccatcaaacttgcAACTTCGAGTCATAGACTCTACTgaatttaatagatttttttgcatgattattttttaattatatgataaaaataaacacttaaaaaattaaacactaactCAATTTGATGACGTTTGTTTGAAACTgcgataaccttatagaaagaaaattataataaattatgagtatcattttttaacatacttttttttaattaaaaaacaaaaggatgcttttattctttataaaataaattaaaaaacatataaactaataaaacaaaatgggtTATTAACACTTGTTAAATATTAAAGTAGGAAACCAATCttcatagtaaaaataaaatataaatgcacATGCAAATGTTTTacaccaattgtttttttttaacttaaaattttttcattcattatATCTTAACAGTTAATTGTTGTTactaataacaaattatttttgtttttataaaaataatatacaaatacaactaatttgtataaaatagaagagaaaaaagattaaagacaaatcaaactaattttcttgaaatatcacgcaaccaaaaaaaatatacacaaatctatcattatttaaaaaacaaagataatttaatataaataattaatgaaaatacataaaaatacatGAGAAAAATAGGCTAAGCACTGTGAGTCAAACCCACATGGCTAGCCTTAATAAAAAAGCTCAAGCATGCATGTGTTTGGAAGCTCGGGCTCGTGATCTATTTTTCAACCTGgttttatctaaaaacattataaaaactcTTATAAATCACCCGTCAACTCTAAAATACtctaaaatcactaaaaaaaaaatcaattgaagcaacaaatctaaacaaaatttaatctaatttttcaagtatatttttaagggaaaaaaaattacttttgaacTCTTCTCCTTGAACAGTTCATGTTGATGCCAAGAACCACTGAAAAATAGTTATTCAtcaactttctctcttttcattgTTTACTTAtgactttctcttttcttttctcgaACTCATGAActataatattaagaaactgaacttttgaacaaaaaataaaaatttcaaaacctaAAAGGACTTTaatgtaagaaaaaagaaagtaggTCAACTAaacagaattttttttagtaattttgagATTGACCATGAGATTTCTCTTTGTTTTGCActtatgattctttttttgaattttttcttacctattttgtttttttaataaattcatcatTAATTTGAGAATGCTCAaagaatacaattaaaataaaaattcaagaataaaatgaaaaaatatatatttaattacgGACAGTTGTTATAGTGTTTTATTTAgacattttagtatattttgtaattataattataatatgacattggaaattattaattttccgttaatgttttttgttttatgatttccTTATTTTCTAGTCAAACTTTTCCATATTAGCTActcttttattcttatttttctattttttaaaaaataaacagaaacaaATTAGAAATGAATATGGAATTGATGAAATGACTAATTTATAAATGGATCAACGACTACACACATAGTTTCTGAAATTACAAGATCTAATTAATGGGTTTTGTTTTACTTGAAGTACAAGtactaaattataataaaaaatagcaaaaatagaagGCGAATTCCTTATAGCcctattcataatttttttattcaccgcTTTAGTAAAATGATacttttaccattaaaaaaaaaatgattgtctTTGAtgggtatttttatcttttgacatggcaaattaattattataaatttgctcgaggattttattgattttccattttttaatgaatagtaaaataaaaaaaactcaaacaaaagaaacaacatTGCCTGACatgggtattttttttcctttttttttgcacGCA
This window contains:
- the LOC133672321 gene encoding G-box-binding factor 1-like isoform X1; its protein translation is MQAPAPNWHGEESTPVKPSKPTSSNQEIPTTPSYPDWSSSMQAYYGAGATPPPFYASTVASPASHPYLWGSQHPLIPPYGTPVPYPALYPAGGVYAHPNMAPTPNSAQANIEMEGKVPNGKDRASAKKTKGTSGGKAGESGKAASGSGNDGASQSAESGSDGSSDASDENTNQQEYGASKKGSFNQMLADANAQSTSAGANIQASVPGKPVVSMPATNLNIGMDLWNASSAAGATKMRPNPSCATSGVVPAGLPEQWIQDERELKRQKRKQSNRESARRSRLRKQAECEELQARVQNLSSDNSNLRNELQSLSEECNKLKSENDSIKEELTRLYGPEVVAKLEQSNPASVPESHGGEGDS
- the LOC133672321 gene encoding G-box-binding factor 1-like isoform X3, whose product is MQAYYGAGATPPPFYASTVASPASHPYLWGSQHPLIPPYGTPVPYPALYPAGGVYAHPNMAPTPNSAQANIEMEGKVPNGKDRASAKKTKGTSGGKAGESGKAASGSGNDGASQSAESGSDGSSDASDENTNQQEYGASKKGSFNQMLADANAQSTSAGANIQASVPGKPVVSMPATNLNIGMDLWNASSAAGATKMRPNPSCATSGVVPAGLPEQWIQDERELKRQKRKQSNRESARRSRLRKQAECEELQARVQNLSSDNSNLRNELQSLSEECNKLKSENDSIKEELTRLYGPEVVAKLEQSNPASVPESHGGEGDS
- the LOC133672760 gene encoding HVA22-like protein k; its protein translation is MALLGSNVVNEVGLRLLLCPLGSNIVVRTACCSVGIVIPVYHTFKAIERKDENEEQKWLMYWAAYGSFTLAEVFTDKLISWFPMYYHMKFAFLVWLQLPSAEGAKQLYMNHLRPFLSRHQARVDLIMGLAYGEMVKLISNHQVELQYAKRMLLKVMGSADQMLKDAPNHPEGHPEVPAIEEEQTRTILDTESDHAD
- the LOC133672321 gene encoding G-box-binding factor 1-like isoform X2, with product MGTGEESTPVKPSKPTSSNQEIPTTPSYPDWSSSMQAYYGAGATPPPFYASTVASPASHPYLWGSQHPLIPPYGTPVPYPALYPAGGVYAHPNMAPTPNSAQANIEMEGKVPNGKDRASAKKTKGTSGGKAGESGKAASGSGNDGASQSAESGSDGSSDASDENTNQQEYGASKKGSFNQMLADANAQSTSAGANIQASVPGKPVVSMPATNLNIGMDLWNASSAAGATKMRPNPSCATSGVVPAGLPEQWIQDERELKRQKRKQSNRESARRSRLRKQAECEELQARVQNLSSDNSNLRNELQSLSEECNKLKSENDSIKEELTRLYGPEVVAKLEQSNPASVPESHGGEGDS